GTTTTACAGCAGTAATCGTTTTTTCTGATTCATTCTTCATCGCCTGATATAAAACCTCAGAAACGAGATCAGAGAGCTTCTCCCAGTCGATTTCCTTCCCACAGGTGTTGTATGAATCGATTTCTAACAAAATAAGATTTAACAGTGATTCAATTCGCTGTTCTTCTACTGTTGGAAATTGTTTTTTGATCTGATCGATGATTTTTTTCTTTTGTTCATCAGACATATGATCACGTCCTATACTTCGTGTACATCTGCAGCATTTTCTAAAATAGCAATTGCTTTTTCGTCCGATGCCTTCACAACAAATTCGCCTTTGTCATTTGCTGTCACTAATCGGCGAGAATCAGGATGAACAAAACCTACAAAATTTTTCTTTTTCAACACTTTATAAGTCACTGTTTTTTCCTGTTTCGTTTCTGTCTGTTCTTTTTTTACTTCTTCAGTATTTTTTTCAGTTTCTTTTTTTGCAGTCATTCAAATTCCTCCTAAATTAAAATAAAAGAGATAGCTTTTAGACTATCCCTCTGTAACAGTAGCAAGTTTCAAGATTGCTCCTGAATTTGATGCAGTGTATTCAATTGTATATTCACCAACGATACCGATACGTTTTGAATCAGTAGTTTTTGCCAACTCTTCTGCTGACCATTCGCGCAATGGACGTAATTTTACGTAGTTAGTATCTAGTGCAATCATTGTGCCATTTGGTAATGCTGGCTCTAATAATGCGATACCTGAGCCGTAGTTTGATGTAATACTACCTAAACGTAGTCCAAACTGCACAGTATCACCAAATTGAGCAACTTTAGTTGATTTGCCGTCAACTTCATCAGTCATTAGATCCATCATATCAGTTGAGACTAAACAAAGTTTCTCGCCCATATACCCTTTGTCATACATAACCTTAAACATTTTATCTACATCTTTACGCGTAACAGCAGTCGCAGATGCTGTATCAATCACATTTGCAGGATTAATCAGGTTAATAACACCATTTGTACGACGACCAGTTGTACCATTTTCGTCTGCTTTAACACCTGTTAATAATTGACGGTTTAAATCAAGTTTCATTTCCATTGCTCGTTGTGATACTTGATTAG
This sequence is a window from Enterococcus wangshanyuanii. Protein-coding genes within it:
- a CDS encoding SU10 major capsid protein, coding for MKKTSTNNLEYLDISPMINMLQIPSTPFLSWLLGAGKTEAAKSTEIKWRESELNGDDSSGQLEGGEYPDAESGRVWFNNFTEIFRKSTSVSGTLDAINVDGVGNELTNQVSQRAMEMKLDLNRQLLTGVKADENGTTGRRTNGVINLINPANVIDTASATAVTRKDVDKMFKVMYDKGYMGEKLCLVSTDMMDLMTDEVDGKSTKVAQFGDTVQFGLRLGSITSNYGSGIALLEPALPNGTMIALDTNYVKLRPLREWSAEELAKTTDSKRIGIVGEYTIEYTASNSGAILKLATVTEG